TAAGCTTGCATCCAGTCAACAATGTCGCCCAATTTAAAGCGCTCTGgtctgaaaattaattttaataattaattttattaatataaactagctatcttgcagtcactatgtgactgccgtgtaATTGTgaaccataaataaataaaaattttctctttaaataatgacttttgttaaattgcattgtactttcttaaatattaacgttcttaaagatataagctcatcccgatgtattttgatatatttttcatatattcatatgtatataaatatatgaaaaattaatttgggtactcaaatgaaaggtctcgatgagtgtaacatcgggatgagcttatatctttaaaaatgccattagtttacaagatagcagattcagttcttaattattgacattttttaagatataagctcattccaatgttacactcatcaaaagctttcatttgagtacccacatgcatttttatatatttttcatatatacatatatataatatatataaaatatatgaaaaattgatgtgggtactcaaatgaaaggtctcgatgagtgtaatgtcggggtgagcttatatctttaaaaatatcaatagttgacaagatagcaaagtcagttcttaattattgacattttttaagatataagctcatcccgatgttacactcgtaaagagctttcatttgagtacccacatgcatttttatatatttttcatatattcatatacaaaaatatataaaatatatgaaaaattgatgtgggtattcaaatgaaaggtctttacgagtgtaacatcgggatgagcttatatctttaaaaatttcaatagttcacgagatacaaggtcatttcttaattatgtatttagagatgaagcatttttgaatgcagtctaaatacttatcataataaattgattatcgataagaataatatgaaaccttaaaaaggcacaaattcaaatcaagacctttgcattGATAgcaaatttcactaaaaaaactgattttataatatgactatcctgaatacaaaattttcttattttcttaatattataGACAAATACGGTAAAAGTTAAACCTACCCaacaaattgataaattttgccAGCAGTTGATGGATCTTTAACTATGGCAGCTATACCGCCTCCGAAATCACCAGCCCACAGTGGTTGTTTTATTATCGTCTCACCTTTTCCGACAATTGGAGTTCCTCtgcaatgaaaataaataaaatagttcaataataaataaataaataaatattatatacaaaatttttattaccggaaaaattttctccatTTACTGGccaaaacattgaaaaatcGATCCTCCTGTCCGTAAACAGTACCAGGTCTTACGATAGTTGCCGATGGAAATTCCTGTCTCACTGCTTGCTCGCCTTTCCACTTGGTTTTCAAGATACTTGATCCTTCTTCTAGCAGTATTGGCTTCAATTACACGGTTTTAatcaataaacattttttataaactttaagaaaattttttaaaagatttacCGTTGGATTTTCACAGCAGCCTAAAGCAGAAACATGAATTAATCGCTCGACACCGCATTCACGAGCTATTCTGGCTATTCTTTGCGCTCCTTCGACATGAACGTCATCGTAAGTAAAGTTTTTAGTCTCCCAATCTCGACCGATCAAATTAACTACGACATTGGAGTATTTCATGCATTTTCTTATTGAGTCTTCATCGCGTAAGTGAAAAGGGTGGAATAATACTTGGCCAAGATCACCGGTTAATTTTAGAGGCAACACATCGTAGCAATCCCCACGGTATGGCAGGATcatctaaaatatttaataaatataattaaatactgaagtaaatatttaagaatttaactAGCaaacttgcagtcactatgtgacttgtgaactataaataaataaaattttgctttattaaataatgacttttgttaaattgcactgtacttttttaactattgacgttttaaagatataagctcatcctgatgttacactcatcaacagctttcatttgagtacccacatgcattttcatatatttttcatatatacatatatataaaatatataaatatatgaaaaattgatgtgggtactcaaatgaaaggtcttgatgagtgtaacatcggaatgagcttatatcttaaaaaatgtcaatagttcacaagatacaaggtcatttcttaattattgatatttttaaaaatataagctcatcccgatgttacactcatcaagagctttcatttgagtacccacatgcatttttgatatatttttcatatatacatatatataatatacataaatatatgaaaaattgatgtgggtactcaaatgaaaggtcttgatgagtgtaacatcgggatgagcttatatctttaaaaatgtcattagttgacaagatagcaaagtaatttcttaattgttgacatttttaaagatataagctcatcccgaagttacactcatcaagagctttcgtttgtgtacccacatgcatttttatatatttttcatatatacatatatatataaatatatgaaaaattgatgtgggtactcaaatgaaaggtcttgatgagtgtaacatcgggatgagcttatatcttatatcttaaaaaatgtcaatagctcGCAAGATACaggatcatttcttaattatgtatctaaagatagagtatttttgcttattctcttaataatatagattatttttatgacattGAAATTGGCagacacttgacaatttttgaaatttttcttgaataataaattagtctcaaaaaattattttaaaaaaattgcactcatAATATTTTACAGCTCCTAacactgaaattttttaaataaagttttcttgctataatttcttaattaaaaaattaaaaaaaattgtcagatatctcttcagtatcattaatttttgtatctaCCTGGGTACCGATTTTTCCCAACCGATTGCAAACATATCTTCCCAGGAACCCTGTGCTCCCAAAAACAGTACACACGATTCCATTGAAGGAGCTACGTCCACCTGTACCACGTTTAAGTGAAACAGTGGttggatttttaataatcctTAGCTCAGAAGCATCCGAATATTGACATGACGGCTGGTGTTGAACCCGAACTGGTCCAGCTGAGCATACCGCGGTGGCTGTAAtgaaattatgattaattaaatacccAACGTCAAGGATAACAAAGATTATATCACACTTTTTgcaattgtaatttatttgagaGGTTTTAGATTATAGTGGACATGTCTTACGTGataaatatattgttttcAATGCAACTCGATTTATAGCAGCCATATctgctataaaattaaatgtacaTGTAATATATGtacggaaaaattttatttttttactttattattttttggagaATAACATTACGGGCACTACCACTACCTTCCATGCAGCACAGGCTGCACCATCTGACGGGGTATGTAGCAGTAGATTTTTCAGTGTCGGCAACTAATgtcagaaaatattcaaaagttaatttttaaaaagatttaacaagtgtaaataaatgaattatttaattattttgataaattaaaagtacttactctataaataaaactatatttttttaaatcattctgaagttagccgtcagctgtcaattttaaaaatttttttaacaaatcaattataaacaataaaaaaaaacttctaaaaattttcacttgtaatttttattaattttcatacgtcgaacttttttattaattttttttaatattaatttaattgctataaaattctaaaaaaatttttaatgtcaaaaaaaatataaaaataaagttagccgacatctaaaaatttttatgattttttttattacaaaaaaaaatttttttcatttgttaaaaacttcaaaaactataagtgcaatttttaaaaaatattttttagttataatttaataaattaagcaaaataaaaaaatcaaaaatgtcggctaactttattagtATAAAAAGTGTTCAAAAgtcaactttaaaaaaatttaatcagtgtaattaaataaattattaaattattttgataaattacaaatacttactcagtaaataaaattctattttattaataatatgtcatttagttgaaaaactaatttattatcaaatgtcagaaattttcattatttaatttatttttttaaacacaacagctgttataaaatataaaattaataataaataaattattaaaattgttttgctaaaaaaaacattttaatttaatatttttatcagaaaTTGATGACAagtattgtaataatttaaaaataaacaaaatgtcCGCTGAGCGCTGAAGTCAAAAGTTTCAGTAGTTTAAACATCTGCCGCAAGAGGCgcttttaacaaattaaagtcTTTCTTCTTCATTTCTTGCGCATGAGCACTTGTCAGTCACGcataaatatagatataccgAGTGTGTAAAACAGAACAGACATTTTGCATTTCTCGGCTGGGTTTTAGAAAAGAGACGCCACCTAAAAGGGGGAAATTTGTTAGGCGTTGCTCCAAAACATTATTTGGTACCCAAAAACCCGCACCTGCAATGATTACGAGGTAATTAaccgatttaaaaatttttaatcatgttaaaattgtcaaaatccCATTTAATTTTCTGTATTACAAATCCGTATGGGTGTGTATATGTgtaatacttattttatttgtaaatgtaTTTTGCAGTAATCTGTGACGTCATACTGTCATCACCGTGGGGAGTACCCTGTAGTCGAGGTTAATAAACACCAATACGGCCTTCGCGTAATTATTATGGCGGGTATGTATGATTTATTGTTTGTTTATCATTATCTAATTGCTTTCCAATCGATAAGCTAATCTTTATCagaagataaatatttaattacaactAATTTAGCTAAATACTCTTTAATGAGGcaatttaagttttaaattattaatatatattttttttattttattgtttttgcaGACTTATATGCCAAGTACACATGTACTTACTGCCAAGAAGACATTACCGGGCTTCGGGTGAAATGTGTTGAATGTCAATATTTTGATTTGTGTTTGcaggtaaatatttttttttttttattttttataaccaatttattcaaaaaacttaattgctttttttttttatttcagtgtTTTTCTGCTGGAGCAGAAATAGGACAGCATAAAAATGATCACTCTTATCAATTTatggtaaatttatttaatgtactATGATTGatacttgacaatttttttttttttttttcaacaaaaaactAGGTCTaaagaattatttagaaaaaaattgatgaaaattaaagtagcagatatttaacccttcagcactATCGCTATGAGATTTTCTCTCACGCTCATCaataactcaaattttctttcaaatttcaaatggaatgactatgtaattttttttctatctgccaaaaaattaatattatttcagattgcaatattattattttaattgttctatactataaaaaaataaaataaattttattaactctgtGAGATATTTTCTCATCGCAATAGTAAAGTAGAGAggtcagaatttaaaaaatcgggtcTGATCGGTACAGTTCGGAGGTTCCCGTAAGAGTGCATTTGTGTTcggatgtattattattaaatattatttttaaataagtcaattttttttgttttgaaaaatttatcttgtttgaaattttttaaattaaaggggCTATAAGCATGCGTGCGCTTCCACAAAAGGCGTGAGAGTTTTTCTTATCGCGCGAGTAATGATAGTAAATCGTTTTGCGAGAGTGCTGAAgggttattaatttttagaatattttaaagaaataaattactttaaaaaaaaattgacatgtaaaaatttaaaaaaataaaaaatgcaattttttaataacaattttctagaacaaattagtttgttaaataaaattaaaaaatttttaactgactgctaactttaatgtcataaaaaattgcattaataattttttagagtttttaaaaatgaaattttttatgctctaatttattagttaaaaaatttttgaaaataatcaaatgtcttaaattaatttcaatatcatttataaattaaaaattcaccttgcaattatttattttaaataaaaataacaattttattttaaaaataggaCTCGGGAACAATTAGCATTTTTAATGGTAGCAGAGGTAATTGGACAGCACGAGAACACTTGAGATTACTTGACGCAATTGAACAATTCGGTTTTGGTAATTGGGAAGACATAAGTAAACACATTGAGACCCGAACACCTGaaggttattattattcttaacaattaattctatcatttttaatttaattattaaattgttaatttttgtgctaataattcttaaaaatgttCTGAACAGAGGCAAAGGAACAATACATTGCCAGGTACCTCGAAGGAAACATAGGAAAATATACCTGGCCTCCACGACAGAGACGTTCATCTTCCTCATCATCTACCTCAGAATGTTACACTCCAAATTTAACCGATCAAACAACGAGCCCGGACCACGGGCCGCTGTCACCTGATCTAACGTCCAAGCTGCCGCCGCTGGATATCACTCCTGAAGAAGCCCAGCAGCTTGGATACATGCCCCAGCGAGACGACTTTGAGCGTGACTACAACCACGAGGCAGAGTCGCTCGTTTCCTCGCTCTTCCTCAATCCCGCGGAGGACGATGACTTAGATATAGCGTTAAAGTTAGCCCATGTAGATATGTACACTAATAATTTAAGAGAACGGGCTAGGAGAAAAAGAGTCGTCCGTGATTATCAGCTTGtatctaattttttcttatcttCGCGGAAAGGTGAGAATTCAAATGTCAATAGTAGTGTCTCTGGTGGCAATAAAGGAATTAAAAAGCGACAAACTAAAGAAGAAAAGTAagcttgtatttttatttaactattttttttggttattatttacaagtggagtCAAACTTATTTTGGGCGATAattaggtgaaaaattaacaattattattaattaatttgattaatagttattattaataaaaattctttattaattattaaaaattaaaaattattaatcttaaaacttttttttttctttcaaaagtttgaaaaaattttgactcatatttttggataaaatttctattttatctttttttgatgtttttgatgtattttgttttttttgaaaagtacataaaaaaatgagcaattgaaaaaaaaattgaatatcacaattttctaaaaaatttataaattttttagaaaatttgttaaaattgtgataatcaacttttttttttaaattgttcattttttgtgtaattaaaaaaaaatatatatatattaataagatcaaatagaaatttcgttaaaaagaatgaaaattaaaattgttgaccccacttgtaaatatttacctttttttttgtcattgaaattaatttttgttatttattttatcaacagaGACTTTAGAGAAAGGATGAGGATATTTGCGCAGTTTTACACAGCGCAAGAACATGAACAATTCCTAACAAATTTAGAAAAGGAACGAGATTTAAGGCTCCGGTTATCTGAATTATATCGCTATAGGGAAAACGGTATCACCCGGCACGAAGAATGCGCGCATTTTGAACAAGTAATGGCAGTACAAAATTCAAATGAAATTGTCAACAGCGATCACTGGATGGACAAAAAATCTGTAagttattttcttgactttgattaaatttgcaaaagcaaattgttagaaatttaataagcGATTAAAATATGAAGATAAATTTTGCAAACACATAATacacattaataaaatttaagttgaTCTCgtagcattaaaaatttttaatatttgattatatATTAGTAAAAAATGTGTCATAGTTTGTTTTTCGTAAATAATTTGACGAAtcacattaattaaattttaatatttttgtgatACGTGTGTGTTTGCCACAGGCGTTTGTGAACAGATTGTATCAGTTTGCATTTCACTTAGGGCAGCAGTGGGCCCACGTCGTCCACGCCAATACACCGGCACACCTCAAAAAAAAGGTATGTTTCCTCTTTTTCAACAACTTtgaagatattaatattttttgagcaAATACTGACCTTAAAATTCTGGATAATTAGAGACGAAGAAAAAAGTTGCTCTTTCATCGCCCGAAAATTCACTACAAAAGCCAGCAGTACCAGCAACAGCATCGGAGAATCCGGGCAAAACAACAACAGCAGCGGCGCAAGCGGTTTTTTGATTGCaaacaacagcaacagcaacagcagcaacaacagcaacagcaacagcaacagcaaccaAAATCGGACGACGACTCCAGTCAATCAGTCGGGGGCGGGAGCGGGGGAACTTGATGGAGTTTCTCCAGCTGGTCACCACCATCAGTCCGGAAGTAGTTTACTGGCTAAGCAAAAATCTTCCGTTCACAATGGCGGTGTAAATCAGCAAACCACCTGTACAAAGTCAATTAAGAATTTAGATTTACAAACAAACAGCTTAGACTTGGAAGCAGCAGCTCACCTTTTAACGcaacaagaaaaaatactttgccTTCAATTGGGTTTAAAACCGACGCAATACTTGACACAGAAAACTTTATTGCTTCAGGTgagctgaaattttttttttatttaatttttataaagtaaaagacCTAATTATGggcacttgcaattttattttaagtaaaaaaattgaatgttctcaaaaaataaattttcttaaaatttataattcaaaaattgtatttattaatttattattaattgtatttattaatttattattaattgtatttattaatttattaaaataagatgacactggatatcatcccagatgacactggatatcatcccagattacaatgagtataatccagatatcacacattataatctggatttttacagttactatctaaaatttttttttagcacaGATATCACttagtataatctgggatgatatccagtgtcatcttgttctttcagTGTAgagttaatttgtttttttaataaaaataaaattgcaagtgtcaataactaggccagtgtcaataactgggtcttacctcaattaataattttataaaataattattattttaatttaatttaatcattgctTCAGGAATACTTAAGCGGTGGCAGCGGTCGGCGATCAAACTTTATGGCTCACTCAGAaccagaaaataaaattctccaTTATCTCGTATCAAATGGGTGGATTGCAGCGGCCACTTAATAGTCTATCCCGGCTGGCGTATTACTACATCATTCACtaaagaacttaaaaaaaaagaagaaaaccaccaacgataataataatagttaaaataaatctcTTCCTTgcttgttataattttattgctccacattataaaatatttaaagttttattcgAGTgtagtagtaaaaaaaatataattattggcCATACCGTATGGCGAATAGATAAAATCTTAatattcatcatcatcatcattattatcatcatcaccCGAGCTGTGTGTATGTAGTCTAAGTGTGCGTGTGGGTATGGAtggtttaaataataaaatgttttattgtTGAAATGTCGTATAAGTTTACAACTTTACAAGTCATTTATGagttttgttcattttttctgtcttgtaattttttccgCTTAAACGGTATCGGGTACCGTCATCAATTATGATGCAGTTAGTACTACCATTGCTACTAGACAGACATTATTGcgcttgtttttattttatttacatgcCTACtcgtataattatttatttttaaatatacgcggtggctaaaaaataaaataaaatctaaggacgaaaaataaaaacatatcTGGTTGtgtaaaaaacaaacaaagaACAAtgtattgattttattgaatGTATACGTTCAATAAATTGACGTCCTAATCGCGCAGTAttagattaattataaatattgtaattattagatatgtaattaatatttttaagtttaatgaGTCACACGCACACAAgtgatataaattaattaattaattaatgagaaGAATAGGTTACTTCTGCAGTGGCTTTGTAGGATGGTtaagttaaataaacaaaaatatacataaatatatacatatatctatatatatatatatattatttataaaataatatgaattttaaatttattcatgacTTGATCAATGATCCTCCTGAAACTCACAAAATCACCCGAGCAATTGTCGGATTTTTTTTCGGGTTTGCAAtagctattttttattatgtcaCTGTTGTAATTGATTTGGGATTTGCACCGTACACTACTTTCACGCTGGGTGTAATTATCGTGTTGCTGATGTCTATTGGCTGTGCAGTATCCATACaagtatgtaaaaaaaataattaaaactagcaaccttgcagtcactgtgtgactgccgtgatttttgaactataaataaataaaattttggtttattaaataatgactcttgttaaattgtactgtacttttttaaatattgacggatttaaagatataagctcatcctgatgttacattcatcaagaactttcatttgaatacccacatgtactttgatatatttttcatatatacatatatatatatatatatataatatataaaatatatgaaaaattgatgtaggtactcaaatgaaaggtctcgataagtgtaatgtcagagtgagcttatatctttaaaaatgtcaatagttcacaagatataaggtcatttcttaattatgtaaaattttgctttattaaataatgacttttgttaaattgcactatacttccttaaatattgatatttttaaagatataagctcatcccgatgttacactcatcaagagctttcgtttgagtacccacatgcattttgatatatttttcatatatttatatatataaatatataaaatatatgaaaaattgatgtgggtactcaaatgaaaggtctcgatgagtgtaacatcgggatatgcttatatctctaaaaatgtcaatagttcacacgatacaaggtcatttcttaattatgtgaaattttgaatattaaataatgacttttgttaaattgcactatacttccttaaatattgatatttttaaagatataagctcactctgacattatactcattgagacctttcatttgagtacctacatgaatttttatatatttttcatacatacatatatataatatatataaatatatgaaaaattgatgtgggtactcaaatgaaaggtctcgatgagtgtatcatcaggatgagcttctttttttaaaaattcaaacgtttgtaaaaatttaaacttttgttaaaagttcacaagatacaagggtCATACAAGTCACCTTTGAGAAGGTCATTCTTCAATTATGTATCTacagatagagcatttttgaatgcagcctaaatactataataaattgactattaaaaatatagataaatagtgtaatttaattattattttcagataAGATGCGTTTGTTTTCTGACACTTCCGTCATTTTTAGGCCGTACAGGCCGCAATGTACTAA
This genomic interval from Cotesia glomerata isolate CgM1 linkage group LG1, MPM_Cglom_v2.3, whole genome shotgun sequence contains the following:
- the LOC123275099 gene encoding NADH dehydrogenase [ubiquinone] 1 alpha subcomplex subunit 9, mitochondrial; this translates as MAAINRVALKTIYLSPTAVCSAGPVRVQHQPSCQYSDASELRIIKNPTTVSLKRGTGGRSSFNGIVCTVFGSTGFLGRYVCNRLGKIGTQMILPYRGDCYDVLPLKLTGDLGQVLFHPFHLRDEDSIRKCMKYSNVVVNLIGRDWETKNFTYDDVHVEGAQRIARIARECGVERLIHVSALGCCENPTPILLEEGSSILKTKWKGEQAVRQEFPSATIVRPGTVYGQEDRFFNVLASKWRKFFRGTPIVGKGETIIKQPLWAGDFGGGIAAIVKDPSTAGKIYQFVGPERFKLGDIVDWMQAYIRIDPVEYGHQRFDLQKSHLFKLKVSLAEISVNHPLGYLHWEGLEKESHSDVVEAHLPTLADLGVQPMKMSSRMHWEMKLFSAYEYYMQQVNEFDKPKPPTPVEMVV
- the LOC123275093 gene encoding transcriptional adapter 2-beta isoform X1 is translated as MADLYAKYTCTYCQEDITGLRVKCVECQYFDLCLQCFSAGAEIGQHKNDHSYQFMDSGTISIFNGSRGNWTAREHLRLLDAIEQFGFGNWEDISKHIETRTPEEAKEQYIARYLEGNIGKYTWPPRQRRSSSSSSTSECYTPNLTDQTTSPDHGPLSPDLTSKLPPLDITPEEAQQLGYMPQRDDFERDYNHEAESLVSSLFLNPAEDDDLDIALKLAHVDMYTNNLRERARRKRVVRDYQLVSNFFLSSRKGENSNVNSSVSGGNKGIKKRQTKEEKDFRERMRIFAQFYTAQEHEQFLTNLEKERDLRLRLSELYRYRENGITRHEECAHFEQVMAVQNSNEIVNSDHWMDKKSGSSGPTSSTPIHRHTSKKRDEEKSCSFIARKFTTKASSTSNSIGESGQNNNSSGASGFLIANNSNSNSSNNSNSNSNSNQNRTTTPVNQSGAGAGELDGVSPAGHHHQSGSSLLAKQKSSVHNGGVNQQTTCTKSIKNLDLQTNSLDLEAAAHLLTQQEKILCLQLGLKPTQYLTQKTLLLQEYLSGGSGRRSNFMAHSEPENKILHYLVSNGWIAAAT
- the LOC123275093 gene encoding transcriptional adapter 2B isoform X2, translated to MADLYAKYTCTYCQEDITGLRVKCVECQYFDLCLQCFSAGAEIGQHKNDHSYQFMDSGTISIFNGSRGNWTAREHLRLLDAIEQFGFGNWEDISKHIETRTPEEAKEQYIARYLEGNIGKYTWPPRQRRSSSSSSTSECYTPNLTDQTTSPDHGPLSPDLTSKLPPLDITPEEAQQLGYMPQRDDFERDYNHEAESLVSSLFLNPAEDDDLDIALKLAHVDMYTNNLRERARRKRVVRDYQLVSNFFLSSRKGENSNVNSSVSGGNKGIKKRQTKEEKDFRERMRIFAQFYTAQEHEQFLTNLEKERDLRLRLSELYRYRENGITRHEECAHFEQVMAVQNSNEIVNSDHWMDKKSAFVNRLYQFAFHLGQQWAHVVHANTPAHLKKKRRRKKLLFHRPKIHYKSQQYQQQHRRIRAKQQQQRRKRFFDCKQQQQQQQQQQQQQQQQQPKSDDDSSQSVGGGSGGT